The following proteins come from a genomic window of Corallococcus sp. NCRR:
- the epsW gene encoding exopolysaccharide biosynthesis response regulator EpsW: MELQQLTVLLVEDSPMFRVMLRDMLQQMGVKNVVEQPNGKAAMEYLAAGELKPDLVCLDLTLPDVSGYDVCEHIRRTPAIAHVPVLMVSARNLPEDKAYAEEAGANGYLGKPFTPEELEKRVRQVLKAAMPRGSA, from the coding sequence ATGGAGCTCCAACAGCTCACCGTCCTCCTCGTGGAGGACTCTCCGATGTTCCGCGTCATGCTGCGTGACATGCTCCAGCAGATGGGCGTGAAGAACGTGGTGGAGCAGCCCAACGGCAAGGCCGCCATGGAGTACCTGGCGGCCGGCGAGCTCAAGCCGGACCTCGTGTGCCTGGACCTGACGTTGCCGGACGTGTCCGGCTACGACGTCTGCGAGCACATCCGCCGCACGCCCGCCATCGCGCACGTGCCGGTGCTGATGGTGTCCGCGCGCAACCTGCCGGAGGACAAGGCCTACGCGGAAGAGGCCGGCGCCAACGGCTACCTGGGCAAGCCCTTCACGCCCGAGGAGCTGGAGAAGCGCGTGCGGCAGGTGCTCAAGGCCGCCATGCCCCGGGGCAGCGCGTGA